A stretch of Gemmatimonadota bacterium DNA encodes these proteins:
- a CDS encoding ABC transporter permease: MSTTALLAYTRWHARDAFVRAISPVAIFAALALLNIWGLASRFSMVEIRDTGELHDGVQRFYDQMMPLAMTLGALTVGSGFVAVDRERGHVRFLFSTPIVAWQYYLLRLVVGMLTFTAAYALVPLGFGWFVFDVPVLPVLASAALYATVFGSLGILAGALTQRDGAVVIVTTLLSMSLHLIVRAGAPGVPAWMVWAERILPPIATADVVRTAWLAGAAPDAADLTRVLGYSAAMLVTALFTIHRAPLVR, from the coding sequence ATGAGCACCACGGCGCTCCTCGCCTACACCCGATGGCACGCGCGCGACGCGTTCGTGCGCGCGATCTCGCCCGTCGCGATCTTCGCCGCCCTTGCGTTGCTGAACATCTGGGGGCTCGCGAGCCGGTTCAGCATGGTGGAGATCCGCGACACCGGCGAGCTGCATGACGGCGTGCAGCGCTTCTACGACCAGATGATGCCTCTCGCGATGACGCTCGGGGCGCTCACCGTGGGCAGCGGGTTCGTGGCGGTCGATCGCGAGCGCGGCCATGTGCGCTTCCTCTTCTCCACCCCCATCGTCGCCTGGCAGTACTACCTGCTCCGCCTCGTCGTGGGCATGCTGACCTTCACGGCGGCGTATGCGCTCGTGCCGCTCGGCTTCGGCTGGTTCGTCTTCGACGTCCCGGTCCTCCCCGTCCTTGCCTCCGCGGCGCTGTACGCGACGGTCTTCGGCTCGCTCGGCATCCTCGCGGGGGCGCTCACGCAGCGCGACGGTGCGGTGGTCATCGTCACCACGCTCCTGAGCATGTCACTCCACCTCATCGTGCGGGCGGGCGCGCCAGGGGTGCCCGCGTGGATGGTGTGGGCGGAGCGCATCCTGCCGCCGATCGCCACCGCGGACGTCGTTCGGACCGCCTGGCTCGCGGGTGCCGCGCCCGACGCGGCGGACCTCACCCGCGTGCTAGGTTACTCCGCTGCCATGCTCGTCACCGCGCTCTTCACCATCCACCGCGCCCCGCTCGTCCGCTGA
- a CDS encoding ABC transporter ATP-binding protein, giving the protein MLLGLIESDEGTVEVDGIAPRRFIEREGVAYLPELMTLPLSWGVEEALDRLASLQGIATGARLGERERVIEAVGIGEHRGKRLKALSKGNLQRVGLAQALLSPRRVVVFDEPTHGLDPVWTARFRELVGGLRAPDRAMLIASHNLDELERLCDRVVIIDQGRVQRIVEVRTHAGAGGERRWRIQCTAGAEALVMLLPRATRAGDLVEATADVPALNRALAAAITQGTLVVAVAPAESSLEEAFRSVVRG; this is encoded by the coding sequence ATGCTCCTCGGCCTGATCGAGAGCGACGAAGGGACGGTCGAGGTCGATGGGATCGCGCCAAGACGGTTCATCGAGCGCGAGGGGGTCGCCTACCTGCCCGAGTTGATGACGCTCCCCTTGTCGTGGGGCGTCGAGGAGGCACTCGACCGGCTCGCGTCGCTGCAGGGGATCGCGACAGGCGCGCGCCTCGGCGAGCGCGAGCGGGTGATCGAGGCCGTCGGCATCGGTGAGCACCGGGGCAAGCGACTCAAGGCGCTCTCCAAGGGGAACCTCCAGCGCGTCGGACTCGCGCAGGCGCTGCTCTCGCCGCGTCGCGTCGTGGTCTTCGACGAGCCGACGCACGGGCTCGATCCGGTCTGGACCGCGCGGTTCCGCGAGCTCGTCGGTGGCCTGCGAGCCCCGGACCGCGCGATGCTCATCGCCTCGCACAATCTCGATGAGCTCGAGCGGCTGTGCGACCGGGTCGTGATCATCGACCAAGGACGCGTGCAGCGCATCGTCGAGGTGCGCACGCACGCGGGCGCTGGCGGGGAGCGGCGGTGGCGCATCCAGTGTACCGCCGGCGCGGAGGCGCTCGTAATGCTGCTGCCGCGGGCCACGCGTGCCGGCGATCTGGTCGAGGCCACGGCGGACGTCCCCGCACTCAATCGGGCCCTCGCCGCGGCCATCACGCAGGGGACGCTCGTCGTCGCGGTGGCGCCTGCCGAGTCCTCGCTGGAAGAGGCCTTCCGCTCGGTGGTGCGCGGATGA
- a CDS encoding tetratricopeptide repeat protein has product MPSPFLSSEEYDERAHQLYNEGNYDEALTMLREGLGLYPNAVELHVGVGYARLARDEFAWARKAFEEALVLDPEHEDALAGLGETLLRFGQTPQAMKTFRRILELGYADDIELMLQVGRALFREGLIAEAKEYFEIAVQQVPENAEAVAMVGYAQHRLGDDIGAEETLKKALQLDPDHSEARIYLGNLLYDREQFEAALFHLERTKPEEHWDELGIWRLMELKKSHLRIRDDDSSLRIWEERLTELAPPVDPIEEMLAEIEARANESAQEEARSQLELFGALLADLGEQKQAPDLHRVVGRDGRRYDGSWEEIVGFMRDASPGPKDRSLEEFMQAEARRGFAITGILIPTRDAESFLRASADAGLLRIVH; this is encoded by the coding sequence ATGCCCTCTCCGTTCCTGAGTTCCGAGGAGTACGACGAGCGCGCGCACCAGCTCTACAACGAGGGGAACTACGACGAGGCCCTGACGATGCTCCGCGAGGGGCTCGGCCTCTATCCCAACGCGGTGGAGCTGCACGTGGGCGTGGGTTACGCCCGCCTCGCGCGCGACGAGTTCGCCTGGGCGCGCAAGGCGTTCGAGGAGGCGCTCGTCCTCGACCCGGAACACGAGGATGCGCTCGCCGGCCTGGGCGAGACCCTGCTGCGCTTTGGCCAGACCCCGCAGGCGATGAAGACCTTCCGCCGCATTCTCGAGCTCGGCTATGCCGACGACATCGAGCTCATGCTGCAGGTCGGGCGCGCGCTGTTCCGCGAGGGCCTCATCGCCGAGGCGAAGGAGTACTTCGAGATCGCCGTGCAGCAGGTCCCCGAGAACGCCGAGGCCGTGGCGATGGTCGGCTACGCCCAGCACCGCCTCGGTGACGACATCGGCGCCGAGGAGACGCTCAAGAAGGCGCTCCAGCTCGACCCCGACCACAGCGAGGCGCGCATCTACCTCGGCAACCTGCTTTACGATCGCGAGCAGTTCGAGGCGGCGCTCTTCCATCTCGAGCGGACCAAGCCCGAGGAGCACTGGGATGAGCTCGGCATCTGGCGCCTGATGGAGCTCAAGAAGTCGCACCTCCGCATCCGCGACGACGATTCGTCGCTGCGGATCTGGGAGGAGCGGCTCACCGAGCTCGCGCCGCCGGTGGATCCGATCGAGGAGATGCTCGCCGAGATCGAGGCGCGCGCGAACGAGTCGGCGCAGGAGGAGGCGCGATCGCAGCTCGAGCTGTTCGGCGCGTTGCTCGCCGACCTCGGCGAGCAGAAGCAGGCGCCCGACCTCCACCGCGTCGTCGGTCGCGACGGGCGTCGATACGACGGCTCGTGGGAGGAGATCGTCGGCTTCATGCGCGACGCGAGCCCGGGCCCGAAGGACCGCTCGCTCGAGGAGTTCATGCAGGCCGAGGCGCGCCGCGGCTTCGCGATCACGGGCATCCTCATTCCCACACGCGACGCCGAGAGCTTCCTCCGGGCGAGCGCCGACGCGGGCCTGCTGCGGATCGTCCACTGA
- a CDS encoding pseudouridine-5'-phosphate glycosidase codes for MSAALAWAPEVRAAMDAGRPIVALESSVLAQGLPIPANREADALMRAAVRAAGATPAVTAMVRGVLTIGLDGDDLERFLRRDGVTKVAARDLPVAAAQGRDGATTVAGSLAACAAAGLDVFATGGIGGVHREPSYDESADLAELARTSVVVVCAGAKSILDLPATLERLDSYGVTLLGYRTDEFPGFFTASTGLSVPARVDSAAEIADILRHARRLGRPGAVLVVQPPPADAALDRETVDRAVEQALVLARTAGVRGGAVTPFLLAEVLRATEGRSLRANLSLLESNARLAGEVAVALSATP; via the coding sequence ATGAGCGCGGCACTGGCCTGGGCGCCGGAGGTGCGCGCCGCGATGGACGCGGGCCGTCCCATCGTCGCGCTCGAGAGCTCGGTGCTCGCGCAGGGCCTGCCCATCCCCGCCAACCGCGAGGCTGACGCCCTCATGCGCGCCGCCGTGCGCGCCGCCGGCGCGACGCCGGCCGTCACCGCGATGGTCCGCGGCGTCCTCACGATCGGACTCGACGGCGATGACCTCGAGCGATTCCTGAGGCGTGACGGTGTCACGAAGGTCGCGGCGCGCGACCTTCCCGTGGCCGCGGCGCAGGGCCGCGACGGCGCGACTACCGTCGCCGGGTCGCTCGCCGCCTGCGCCGCGGCGGGGCTCGACGTCTTCGCGACCGGCGGCATCGGCGGCGTGCATCGCGAACCGAGCTACGACGAGTCCGCTGACCTCGCCGAGCTCGCGCGCACGAGTGTCGTCGTCGTGTGCGCGGGCGCCAAGTCGATCCTCGACCTGCCGGCCACGCTCGAGCGCCTCGACTCCTACGGTGTCACGCTGCTCGGCTATCGCACCGACGAGTTCCCGGGGTTCTTCACCGCCTCGACGGGACTGTCCGTCCCCGCGCGCGTCGATTCGGCCGCCGAGATCGCCGACATCCTCCGGCACGCGCGTCGGCTCGGCCGACCCGGCGCCGTCCTTGTCGTGCAGCCGCCGCCCGCGGATGCGGCGCTCGATCGCGAGACCGTGGATCGCGCGGTGGAGCAGGCGCTCGTCCTCGCCCGGACCGCCGGCGTGCGTGGCGGGGCCGTGACCCCCTTCCTCCTCGCCGAGGTCCTGCGGGCGACCGAGGGGCGATCGCTCCGCGCCAATCTGTCACTGCTCGAGTCCAATGCCCGCCTCGCGGGAGAGGTCGCCGTCGCGCTGTCCGCAACCCCCTGA
- a CDS encoding serine hydrolase → MTRSRVVRPLVAIGLAVALGGASLPAQGSPPMPARPAHLPADTAQLRRTLDALVGGHRGIVGYAIHDLETGARLGHRADEPFPTASLIKVPILVTLFTLAEQGMIDLDDPLTVLRIDKVGGAGQLQFLHDGAQITVRDAAWLMTTISDNTATNLLLDRIVIRRVWARMDSLGLPRTRVHHKSFLRAIASVAPDSSAKYGLGVSTPNEMARLFELLARGRAVSARADSTMLDILAHNEDGHLLQRYVSDLTAPHKTGADDGIRTECALWTLPDRVVACVMTRENADLRWNIDNEAQVLMGRMGEAIVRAFRRDGAR, encoded by the coding sequence GTGACGCGCTCGCGCGTGGTGCGCCCCCTGGTCGCGATCGGCCTCGCCGTCGCGCTGGGGGGCGCGTCGCTTCCGGCCCAAGGCTCGCCACCGATGCCGGCACGGCCCGCGCATCTGCCGGCTGACACCGCACAGCTCCGGCGCACGCTGGATGCGCTCGTCGGGGGCCACCGAGGGATCGTCGGCTACGCGATCCACGACCTCGAGACCGGCGCGCGCCTCGGCCATCGCGCCGACGAGCCCTTTCCGACGGCCTCGCTCATCAAGGTCCCCATCCTCGTCACGCTCTTCACCCTGGCGGAGCAGGGGATGATCGACCTCGACGACCCGCTCACGGTCCTGCGCATCGACAAGGTCGGCGGCGCGGGGCAGCTGCAGTTCCTGCACGACGGCGCGCAGATCACCGTCCGCGACGCGGCGTGGCTCATGACCACGATCAGCGACAACACCGCGACCAACCTCCTGCTCGACCGCATCGTCATCCGACGCGTCTGGGCGCGGATGGACTCGCTCGGGCTCCCGCGCACGCGCGTGCATCACAAGAGCTTCCTGCGCGCCATCGCGTCCGTCGCGCCCGATTCGAGCGCGAAGTACGGGCTCGGGGTCTCGACGCCGAACGAGATGGCCCGCCTCTTCGAGCTGCTCGCGCGCGGCCGGGCGGTGAGCGCGCGCGCCGACTCGACGATGCTCGACATCCTCGCGCACAACGAGGACGGGCACCTCTTGCAGCGCTACGTGAGCGATCTCACCGCGCCGCACAAGACCGGGGCCGACGACGGCATCCGCACCGAGTGCGCGCTCTGGACGCTGCCCGACCGCGTCGTCGCCTGCGTGATGACCAGGGAGAACGCCGACCTCCGATGGAACATCGACAACGAGGCGCAGGTGCTGATGGGTCGCATGGGCGAGGCCATCGTCCGCGCCTTCCGTCGGGACGGTGCGCGATGA
- a CDS encoding aminotransferase class V-fold PLP-dependent enzyme, with the protein MHDPLLRFRDEFPILSRSTYMVSNSLGAMPRTVPGKLAEYAESWATWGVRAWARGWWEMPMTVGDVVAPLMGAAPSEVVMAPTVTLAQSAILSALDFTVGRDTVVMTDLDFPSVRYAFEELVPKLGGRVVVVPTEDGITIDQARLHGAIDERTALVAVSHVAFRSAFILDADALCAHAHAMGALVSLDAYHSVGVIPVDVKRSGVDFLTGGVLKWLCGGPGGCFLYASPSASERFAPSLTGWQAHKRPFAFEYGMDYAEGIHRWLGGTPVVPALYAGMEGPRIVAEAGMAAIREKSIRQTARLVALADARGYKISAPREPDRRGGTVAFDVPHGAEVAQALLARDVVIDYRPGAGIRVAPHFYTTDDEVERVVAEIDDILSTGAWSAFAGSKPRVT; encoded by the coding sequence ATGCACGATCCGCTCCTCCGCTTCCGCGACGAGTTCCCCATCCTCTCGCGCAGCACGTACATGGTCTCCAACTCCCTCGGCGCGATGCCGCGCACGGTCCCGGGCAAGCTCGCCGAGTACGCCGAGTCGTGGGCGACGTGGGGGGTGCGCGCGTGGGCGCGGGGCTGGTGGGAGATGCCGATGACCGTCGGCGATGTCGTCGCGCCCCTCATGGGGGCTGCCCCCAGCGAGGTGGTGATGGCCCCGACCGTCACGCTCGCGCAGTCGGCGATCCTCAGCGCCCTCGACTTCACGGTGGGTCGCGACACGGTCGTGATGACCGACCTCGACTTCCCGAGCGTCCGCTACGCGTTCGAGGAACTCGTGCCCAAGCTCGGCGGCCGCGTCGTCGTCGTCCCCACCGAGGACGGCATCACGATCGACCAGGCGCGCCTGCACGGGGCGATCGACGAGCGCACCGCGCTCGTCGCCGTCTCGCATGTCGCCTTCCGCTCGGCCTTCATCCTCGACGCCGACGCGCTCTGCGCGCACGCCCATGCGATGGGCGCGCTCGTCTCGCTCGACGCGTACCACTCCGTGGGCGTGATCCCCGTCGACGTGAAGCGGAGCGGCGTCGATTTCCTCACCGGCGGCGTGCTCAAGTGGCTCTGCGGCGGCCCCGGAGGCTGCTTTCTCTACGCGTCGCCGTCGGCGAGCGAGCGTTTCGCGCCCTCCCTCACCGGCTGGCAGGCACACAAGCGTCCGTTCGCCTTCGAGTACGGGATGGACTACGCCGAGGGCATCCATCGATGGCTCGGCGGCACTCCGGTCGTGCCGGCGCTGTATGCCGGGATGGAGGGACCGCGGATCGTCGCGGAGGCGGGGATGGCGGCGATCCGGGAGAAGAGCATCCGCCAGACGGCGCGGCTCGTCGCCCTCGCCGATGCGCGCGGCTACAAGATCTCGGCTCCACGCGAGCCCGACCGGCGAGGTGGCACGGTGGCGTTCGACGTCCCGCACGGCGCTGAGGTCGCGCAGGCGCTGCTCGCGCGTGATGTGGTCATCGACTATCGCCCCGGCGCCGGGATCCGAGTCGCGCCGCACTTCTACACGACCGACGACGAGGTGGAGCGCGTGGTCGCCGAGATCGACGACATCCTTTCGACGGGTGCCTGGTCGGCCTTCGCGGGCAGCAAGCCACGGGTCACCTGA
- a CDS encoding ubiquinol-cytochrome c reductase iron-sulfur subunit, with translation MRTRREFLQQLPGAAAGLCVLGALPALAAGCASVPYVRAEQVDGLLRVPFTSLDADGRALVESAGLELPLFVRRVAGASPVVLSTRCTHRGCEVEPGADRLICPCHGSEYDLHGAVLEGPAELPLRRHAARESDDAILIAVAPTERA, from the coding sequence ATGCGCACGCGTCGCGAGTTCCTCCAGCAGTTGCCGGGCGCGGCCGCGGGCCTCTGCGTGCTCGGGGCGCTGCCCGCGCTCGCGGCGGGCTGCGCTTCCGTGCCGTACGTGCGGGCCGAGCAGGTCGATGGGCTGCTCCGTGTGCCGTTCACGTCGCTCGACGCCGACGGCCGCGCGCTCGTCGAGTCGGCGGGACTCGAACTCCCGCTCTTCGTGCGTCGTGTCGCCGGCGCGTCTCCCGTCGTGCTCTCGACGCGGTGCACGCATCGGGGGTGCGAGGTGGAGCCCGGCGCCGACCGGTTGATCTGTCCCTGCCACGGGAGCGAGTACGACCTGCACGGCGCGGTTCTCGAGGGACCGGCCGAGCTCCCGTTGCGCCGGCACGCGGCGCGCGAGTCCGACGACGCGATACTCATCGCCGTCGCGCCGACGGAGCGCGCATGA
- a CDS encoding thiol oxidoreductase has translation MSNVPTNTRSLRRAAPLIALLLATACGEPLFPGAPRNDEILEGPIAGLTGAQQAAFARGDAEFARPFAPAEGLGPTFIAQSCDACHAGDGKGHPLFDITRFGRYEGATFDPMRADGGPQLQGRAILGHTPERLPATATVSARFTPPAVTGLGLLEAVDDTTILARADSADLDGDGISGRPSWVDASDLVTRLAAEATAGVSGGAPRHVAWAGRHLGRFGRKAQAVTLRHQTVNAYLEDMGLTTDEHPDDLLVPATGGAASDGVADPEVGSGTVASVTFYLRTLRPPPRRGENAPEVLAGRDRFEAIGCARCHLLTMRTGRSDVAPLDRVEFSPLTDLLLHDMGPELDDGYTEGRATSAEWRTAPLWGIGLAERATGGTPFLLHDGRARTLRAAIGLHGGEGGASRAAFNALSAADQERVLRYLRSL, from the coding sequence ATGTCCAATGTACCGACGAATACCCGGAGCTTGCGTCGCGCCGCGCCCCTCATCGCGCTGCTGCTCGCCACCGCCTGTGGCGAGCCGCTCTTCCCCGGCGCTCCGCGGAACGACGAGATCCTCGAAGGGCCGATCGCCGGACTGACCGGGGCACAGCAGGCCGCCTTCGCGCGCGGCGACGCCGAGTTCGCCCGCCCCTTCGCCCCGGCCGAAGGGCTCGGGCCGACCTTCATCGCGCAGTCCTGCGACGCGTGTCACGCCGGCGATGGCAAGGGGCATCCGCTCTTCGACATCACGCGTTTCGGCCGCTACGAGGGCGCCACCTTCGATCCGATGCGCGCCGACGGTGGTCCGCAGCTGCAGGGCCGCGCGATCCTCGGGCACACGCCCGAACGCCTTCCCGCGACCGCGACCGTCTCTGCGCGGTTCACGCCTCCGGCCGTGACCGGACTCGGTCTGCTTGAGGCGGTGGATGACACCACCATTCTCGCGCGCGCCGACTCGGCGGATCTCGATGGTGATGGCATCTCCGGCCGTCCCAGCTGGGTCGATGCGTCCGACCTCGTCACGCGTCTCGCGGCGGAGGCGACGGCAGGGGTCAGCGGCGGCGCTCCGCGGCACGTGGCGTGGGCCGGTCGTCATCTCGGCCGATTCGGGAGGAAGGCGCAGGCCGTCACGTTGCGGCACCAGACCGTGAATGCGTACCTCGAGGACATGGGGCTCACGACCGACGAGCACCCGGATGACCTGCTCGTACCGGCGACAGGCGGCGCCGCGAGCGACGGCGTCGCCGACCCGGAGGTCGGGAGCGGGACCGTCGCGAGCGTGACGTTCTATCTCCGCACACTGCGGCCGCCGCCGCGGCGGGGGGAGAACGCTCCGGAGGTCCTCGCGGGACGCGATCGCTTCGAGGCCATCGGCTGCGCCCGCTGCCACCTGCTCACGATGCGCACCGGCCGCTCCGACGTCGCGCCGCTCGACCGGGTGGAGTTCTCGCCGCTCACCGACCTCTTGCTGCACGACATGGGACCGGAGCTGGACGACGGCTACACCGAGGGGCGCGCGACCTCGGCGGAATGGCGCACCGCGCCGCTCTGGGGGATCGGGCTCGCCGAGCGCGCCACCGGGGGCACGCCCTTCCTGCTGCACGATGGTCGCGCGCGTACGCTGCGCGCCGCGATCGGTCTGCACGGTGGCGAAGGCGGGGCGAGTCGCGCGGCGTTCAACGCCCTCTCGGCCGCCGACCAAGAGCGGGTGCTCCGCTACCTGAGGTCGCTCTGA
- a CDS encoding efflux RND transporter permease subunit yields the protein MNRLIAFALKQRFFVIGGALTLVIGGLYALTHLPFDAFPDLTGTRVEVITPAPGMPPEDIERLVTYPIESSLMGIPRAEGVRSVSKQGLSIITVSFPDDVDVYFARQLVQQRLADAKGALPTGIEAGLGPVSTPMGELYQYTVTSDSMSLTDLKTLHDYTIRPRLRTVPGVSEVNSWGGYTEQVHVVVDPSKIASRGLTLAEVHDALGANNRAFGGAYVENAGERFTLRGVGRAESLDEIGRMVVSTRGGAPVLVRDIAVVEQGALPRQGAVTQDGKGEVVTGMVLKLKGADSRQVIAGVRARMEEVKQGIPAHVHITPFYDQTELVARTTSTITKNLIEGGLLVIAVLFLFLRNVRASLIVASVIPLSMLFAFAGMKLFGYSANLMSLGALDFGLIVDASVVMVENFVRRLEEGAHGDRDSLFLSAAVEVGRPILFGIAIIVAVYIPIFTLDGMEGRMFKPMAFTVVTAVLGSLLLALTYVPTMSHMLLRHAREKPNRFFDALKASYGRGLEWVFQRTRLVVVSSAAAVVVAMASFAWIGTEFMPKLDEGNILITTRRLPSISLGEATRLSSAAERIIKRFPEVITVVTKEGRPDLATEAMGLFEGDTYVILKPREEWTTASDREGLVAALDSALQDIPGLEVSFTQPLAMRLDEAESGIRTDLGIKVVGPDREVNERLGERIRGIVAGVEGAADVSVEIADGSGQYRVDVDRGALARYGVSVADVQEALDLGTGMTVATELVDGPRRIGVAVRLPAVNRGDLEALKRITVRTANGGLVPLGSLARLTPVMGPELIAHEDAQRRTLVMANVRGRDLGSFVQEVRANVEAQVDLPAGVFLEWGGQYENQQRALGRFVLVVPAALLLIYFLLFLSFDSVSQAGLVLLNVPFALVGGVAALWLRGLNLNLSASIGFIALFGIAVLNGVVLVEHLNHLRDRGLDLEKAVRDGAMDRLRPVLMTALVASLGFVPMAISSSAGAEVQRPLASVVIGGLVTSTFLTLFVLPLLYRALTRWELARAEEEAGEDSRAAEAEWAT from the coding sequence ATGAACCGCCTGATCGCGTTCGCGCTGAAGCAGCGGTTCTTCGTCATCGGCGGCGCGCTCACGCTCGTGATCGGCGGTCTCTACGCGCTCACGCACCTGCCCTTCGACGCGTTCCCCGACCTCACCGGCACGCGGGTGGAGGTCATCACGCCCGCGCCGGGGATGCCGCCGGAGGACATCGAGCGGCTCGTGACGTATCCGATCGAGTCGTCGCTGATGGGGATCCCGCGCGCCGAGGGCGTGCGCTCCGTGTCGAAGCAGGGGCTCTCGATCATCACCGTCTCGTTCCCCGACGACGTCGACGTCTACTTCGCGCGCCAGCTCGTCCAGCAGCGCCTCGCCGATGCGAAGGGCGCGTTGCCGACGGGGATCGAAGCGGGGCTCGGACCGGTCTCCACGCCCATGGGTGAGCTGTACCAGTACACGGTCACGAGCGATTCGATGTCGCTCACCGACCTCAAGACGCTGCACGACTACACGATCCGCCCGCGCCTCCGCACGGTCCCCGGTGTGAGCGAGGTCAACTCGTGGGGCGGCTACACGGAACAGGTGCACGTGGTCGTCGACCCGTCCAAGATCGCGTCGCGCGGCCTCACGCTCGCGGAGGTGCACGATGCGCTCGGGGCGAACAACCGCGCGTTCGGCGGCGCCTACGTCGAGAACGCCGGCGAGCGGTTCACGCTGCGCGGGGTCGGTCGCGCCGAGTCGCTCGACGAGATCGGCCGGATGGTGGTGTCGACCCGGGGCGGTGCGCCGGTGCTCGTGCGCGACATCGCCGTCGTGGAGCAGGGCGCGCTGCCGCGGCAGGGCGCGGTGACCCAGGACGGCAAGGGCGAGGTCGTCACGGGGATGGTGCTCAAGCTCAAGGGTGCCGACTCGCGTCAGGTGATCGCCGGCGTGCGCGCGCGAATGGAGGAGGTGAAGCAGGGGATCCCGGCCCACGTGCACATCACGCCGTTCTACGACCAGACCGAACTCGTGGCGCGCACGACCTCGACGATCACGAAGAACCTGATCGAGGGCGGTCTCCTCGTCATCGCCGTGCTCTTCCTGTTCCTGCGCAACGTGCGCGCCTCGCTCATCGTCGCGTCGGTCATCCCGCTCTCGATGCTCTTCGCCTTCGCCGGGATGAAGCTCTTCGGGTATTCGGCGAACCTGATGAGCCTGGGGGCGCTCGACTTCGGCCTCATCGTCGACGCGTCGGTCGTGATGGTCGAGAACTTCGTGCGACGGCTCGAGGAGGGGGCGCACGGGGATCGGGATTCCCTGTTCCTCTCCGCCGCGGTCGAGGTCGGCCGGCCGATCCTCTTCGGCATCGCGATCATCGTCGCGGTCTACATCCCCATCTTCACGCTCGACGGGATGGAAGGCCGCATGTTCAAGCCGATGGCCTTCACCGTCGTCACCGCGGTGCTCGGCTCGCTGCTCCTCGCGCTGACCTACGTGCCGACGATGTCGCACATGCTGCTGCGGCATGCGCGCGAGAAGCCCAATCGCTTCTTCGACGCGCTGAAGGCGTCCTACGGGCGTGGCCTCGAGTGGGTCTTCCAGCGCACCCGGCTCGTGGTGGTGTCGTCCGCCGCCGCCGTCGTGGTCGCGATGGCGTCCTTCGCCTGGATCGGCACCGAGTTCATGCCCAAGCTGGACGAGGGCAACATCCTGATCACGACGCGCCGGCTGCCGAGCATCTCCCTCGGTGAGGCGACACGGCTCTCGAGCGCGGCCGAACGGATCATCAAGCGGTTCCCCGAGGTCATCACCGTCGTGACGAAGGAAGGGCGTCCCGACCTCGCGACCGAGGCGATGGGGCTCTTCGAGGGCGATACGTACGTGATCCTCAAGCCGCGCGAGGAATGGACGACCGCGAGCGACCGCGAGGGCCTCGTCGCCGCGCTCGACAGCGCGCTGCAGGACATCCCGGGGCTCGAGGTCTCGTTCACGCAGCCGCTCGCCATGCGGCTCGACGAAGCGGAGAGCGGCATCCGCACCGACCTCGGCATCAAGGTCGTCGGCCCGGACCGCGAAGTGAACGAACGTCTCGGCGAACGGATCCGCGGCATCGTCGCCGGCGTCGAGGGCGCGGCCGACGTCTCGGTGGAGATCGCCGACGGTAGCGGCCAGTATCGCGTCGACGTCGACCGCGGCGCCCTCGCGCGCTACGGCGTGAGCGTCGCCGATGTCCAGGAGGCACTCGATCTGGGCACCGGCATGACGGTCGCGACCGAACTGGTCGACGGCCCGCGCCGGATCGGGGTCGCGGTCCGGCTGCCGGCCGTGAACCGTGGCGACCTCGAGGCGCTCAAGCGCATCACGGTGCGCACGGCGAACGGCGGCCTCGTCCCGCTCGGTTCGCTCGCGCGCCTCACGCCGGTGATGGGCCCCGAGCTCATCGCCCATGAGGATGCGCAGCGGCGCACGCTCGTCATGGCCAACGTCCGCGGCCGCGACCTCGGCAGCTTCGTGCAGGAGGTCCGCGCGAACGTCGAGGCGCAGGTGGACCTGCCGGCCGGGGTCTTCCTCGAGTGGGGTGGGCAGTACGAGAACCAGCAGCGCGCGCTCGGCCGCTTCGTGCTCGTCGTCCCCGCCGCGCTGCTGCTCATCTACTTCCTGCTCTTCCTCTCGTTCGACTCCGTCTCGCAGGCCGGGCTCGTGCTGCTGAACGTCCCCTTCGCGCTGGTCGGCGGCGTGGCGGCGCTCTGGTTGCGCGGACTCAACCTCAACCTCTCCGCGAGCATCGGCTTCATCGCGCTCTTCGGGATCGCGGTGCTCAACGGGGTCGTGCTCGTCGAGCACCTCAATCATCTGCGGGATCGCGGGCTCGACCTCGAGAAGGCGGTGCGCGACGGCGCGATGGATCGGTTGCGTCCCGTCCTCATGACCGCGCTCGTCGCCAGCCTCGGCTTCGTGCCCATGGCGATCTCCTCGAGTGCCGGCGCCGAGGTGCAACGCCCGCTCGCCAGCGTCGTGATCGGCGGGCTCGTCACCTCGACGTTCCTCACGCTGTTCGTGCTGCCGCTACTGTACCGGGCGCTCACGCGATGGGAGCTGGCGCGTGCGGAGGAAGAGGCGGGCGAGGACTCCCGTGCGGCCGAGGCGGAGTGGGCGACCTGA